In a single window of the Arachis hypogaea cultivar Tifrunner chromosome 6, arahy.Tifrunner.gnm2.J5K5, whole genome shotgun sequence genome:
- the LOC140173538 gene encoding uncharacterized protein has protein sequence MVAAISAPVNTKRTPTPRPARPPLLPSESDNAIAPPRRPKAREVTSRYLSSSTPTSTSSCSSSTTSFSSSSVSSTPRRCNSPMVNRTVNSSASAKRSQSVERRRQGTPRPSTANGGGAEAPAAQRMLFTATRSLSVSFQGESFPIQVSKPAPSPTPASLRKSTPERRKATPTPTPRGNGNSDQHRWPGKLIPAANCMNRSLDCGDSLTRKLGAPASVVRSLQNSMDARVSSHDGAITRSERNRDYGGSESLHELVSSDSESVTSGSSSGAQEFSGAGGQRGSRSLIVPARFWQEASNKS, from the coding sequence ATGGTAGCTGCAATTTCTGCTCCGGTTAACACCAAACGCACCCCAACGCCAAGGCCAGCACGACCACCTCTCTTACCTTCCGAATCGGACAATGCGATCGCTCCACCACGAAGGCCCAAGGCTCGAGAAGTCACTTCTCGCTACTTGTCTTCGTCCACTCCTACTTCTACTTCGTCATGTTCGTCCTCAACGACGTCGTTTTCGTCATCTTCAGTGTCGTCTACTCCTAGAAGGTGCAATTCTCCGATGGTGAACAGGACGGTGAATTCTTCTGCTTCTGCAAAGAGGTCGCAGTCTGTGGAGCGGCGGAGGCAGGGGACTCCGCGGCCGAGTACGGCGAACGGAGGCGGAGCCGAGGCGCCTGCGGCGCAGAGGATGCTCTTCACGGCGACCAGGAGCTTGTCTGTTTCGTTCCAGGGGGAGTCGTTCCCGATCCAGGTCAGCAAGCCGGCGCCGTCACCGACGCCGGCAAGTTTAAGGAAGAGCACGCCGGAGAGGAGGAAGGCGACTCCTACGCCAACGCCGAGGGGGAACGGAAATTCGGATCAACACCGATGGCCGGGGAAACTTATTCCGGCGGCAAATTGCATGAACAGGAGCTTGGATTGCGGCGATTCTTTGACGAGGAAACTCGGCGCGCCGGCGAGCGTGGTCCGGTCGCTGCAGAATTCGATGGACGCACGGGTTTCTTCACACGACGGAGCCATAACTAGATCGGAGAGAAATAGAGATTATGGTGGATCTGAGTCGCTGCACGAGCTCGTTAGTTCCGATAGTGAGAGCGTGACTTCCGGTAGTTCCTCCGGAGCACAGGAATTTTCCGGCGCCGGAGGACAGCGAGGTTCGCGTTCACTCATTGTTCCGGCGAGGTTCTGGCAAGAGGCTAGCAACAAGTCATAG